One window of Magallana gigas chromosome 2, xbMagGiga1.1, whole genome shotgun sequence genomic DNA carries:
- the LOC105331310 gene encoding DNA polymerase epsilon subunit 3 — MAERPEDLNLPNAVVTRIIKDAIPDGVNVSKEARLAISKAASVFVLYATSCSNNYAMKAKRKTINANDVISAMEEMEFDQFEDPLKHCLEAYRNEQKNKKEANEKKKKEKEVEVQTVEDVMEEEEDDEDNDGDNEKDEDFVAEEDEDDDEEEDEEGGDVESVGLGSVANDNASVSGSATGSVVEISDDDG; from the exons ATGGCAGAGCGACCTGAAGATTTAAACCTCCCCAATGCTGTTGTCACTAGGATCATCAAAGATGCt ATTCCAGATGGTGTAAATGTTTCTAAAGAAGCCCGACTAGCAATATCTAAAGCTGCGAGTGTATTTGTTTTGTATGCTACATCATGCTCTAATAACTACGCCATGAAGGCAAAGAGGAAGACCATAAACGCCAATGATGTCATCAGCGCCATGGAGGAAATGGAGTTTGATCAGTTTGAGGATCCACTTAAGCATTGTTTAGAAG CTTACAGAAATGAACAGAAAAACAAGAAAGAAGCTaatgaaaagaagaaaaaggaaaaggaaGTGGAAGTCCAGACAGTGGAAGATGTGATGGAGGAGGAAGAAGATGATGAAGACAATGATGGGGACAATGAGAAGGATGAGGATTTTGTGGCAGAAGAGGATGAGGATGATGATGAAGAGGAGGACGAAGAAGGTGGAGATGTGGAGTCAGTCGGACTGGGCAGTGTTGCCAATGACAACGCCAGTGTATCGGGGAGTGCCACGGGAAGTGTGGTGGAGATTTCTGATGACGACGGCTGA